Proteins from a single region of Ensifer adhaerens:
- a CDS encoding Flp family type IVb pilin produces the protein MEKLKRLFRDRSAGIAIEYALIAAIVSLSVILGAEQIGNVLSAVYNSVATAFQGA, from the coding sequence ATGGAAAAGCTGAAACGCCTGTTTCGTGATCGAAGCGCTGGCATCGCAATCGAGTATGCGCTCATCGCCGCCATCGTCTCCCTGAGCGTGATCCTCGGAGCCGAACAGATCGGCAACGTCCTCTCAGCCGTCTACAACTCTGTCGCGACGGCCTTTCAGGGGGCTTGA
- a CDS encoding GNAT family N-acetyltransferase translates to MTLSELRISTDRLVIRPFVPDDFPAFFAYHRLPDVYRYLYQEPLDETAARAKFAKASAPRLDEDGDVAVFAVERQEDGAMIGEVLLKLASRAAEQAESGYIFNPAFAGKGYATEAMRAVLDFGFSTLNFHRIFARLDALNKGSIGVVERLGMRREAHLIENDRFNGIWGDEFVYALLKREWQARSQVG, encoded by the coding sequence ATGACATTGTCCGAGCTTCGCATTTCCACCGATCGCCTCGTCATTCGGCCATTCGTGCCCGACGATTTTCCAGCCTTCTTCGCCTATCACCGGCTGCCGGACGTCTATCGCTATCTCTACCAGGAGCCGCTGGACGAGACGGCTGCGCGGGCGAAGTTCGCCAAAGCGTCGGCACCGCGCCTCGATGAAGACGGAGATGTCGCGGTGTTCGCGGTCGAACGCCAGGAGGATGGCGCCATGATCGGCGAAGTCCTGCTGAAACTCGCGAGCCGGGCGGCCGAGCAGGCGGAGAGCGGCTACATCTTCAATCCGGCATTTGCCGGCAAGGGCTATGCCACCGAGGCGATGCGAGCCGTCCTCGACTTCGGCTTTTCGACGCTCAACTTCCACCGGATTTTTGCCCGGCTCGATGCGCTGAACAAGGGCTCGATTGGAGTCGTCGAGCGCCTCGGCATGCGGCGCGAGGCGCATCTCATCGAGAACGACCGGTTCAACGGCATCTGGGGCGACGAGTTCGTCTATGCGCTCTTGAAGCGCGAATGGCAGGCAAGGTCGCAGGTCGGGTAA
- a CDS encoding peptidylprolyl isomerase, translating into MSKLKTLAAAALVAAMAVHGGARAEDADPVIAKVGGEEVRQSELTLALGGLDPQLQQMPEEQKRAAALSAIIDVKLLSKTAEKEGLQDDATFKQRVAYLTERELHNAYFKKHVVDAITKEEVKARYDKEIAAIPPQEEVKARHILVKTEDEAKEIIKELDAGKSFVDLAKAKSTDPNKDDGGDLGYFTKGRMVPEFDTVVFALDKGAYTKTPVKTQFGFHVILVEDKRPQAPPPLEQVEPQVRQLVMRDKYVELLAAAKKDAGVEISDPALKKAYDEANKAQEAK; encoded by the coding sequence ATGTCCAAGTTGAAAACCCTGGCCGCCGCGGCACTGGTTGCGGCGATGGCCGTTCATGGTGGCGCGCGGGCGGAAGACGCCGATCCGGTGATCGCCAAGGTTGGCGGCGAGGAAGTGCGCCAGTCCGAACTCACGCTCGCGCTGGGCGGTCTCGACCCGCAGCTTCAGCAGATGCCGGAAGAGCAGAAGCGTGCCGCCGCGCTTTCGGCCATCATCGACGTCAAGCTCCTGTCGAAGACGGCCGAGAAGGAAGGCCTGCAGGATGATGCGACCTTCAAGCAGCGCGTCGCCTACCTGACCGAGCGCGAACTGCACAACGCCTACTTCAAGAAGCATGTCGTCGATGCCATCACCAAGGAAGAGGTGAAGGCGCGCTACGACAAGGAGATCGCCGCGATCCCGCCGCAGGAAGAGGTGAAGGCACGTCACATCCTGGTCAAGACCGAGGATGAGGCCAAGGAAATCATCAAGGAACTCGACGCCGGCAAGAGCTTCGTCGATCTCGCCAAGGCGAAGTCGACCGATCCGAACAAGGACGACGGTGGCGACCTCGGCTACTTCACCAAGGGCCGCATGGTGCCGGAATTCGATACGGTCGTCTTCGCGCTCGACAAGGGCGCCTACACCAAGACCCCGGTCAAGACCCAGTTCGGCTTCCACGTGATCCTGGTCGAAGACAAGCGCCCGCAGGCACCGCCGCCGCTGGAGCAGGTCGAGCCGCAGGTTCGTCAGCTTGTCATGCGTGACAAATACGTTGAACTGCTTGCCGCCGCCAAGAAGGACGCAGGCGTCGAGATTTCCGATCCCGCGCTGAAGAAGGCCTATGACGAGGCCAACAAGGCGCAGGAAGCCAAGTAA
- a CDS encoding methyltransferase domain-containing protein, translated as MEKIFDQSLVEAHRARALRDADPKAGFLLDIVAQELAERVSVVERHFDRALELHGYTGQTAHQLMATGKVGAVERVETDTRFGSAQRPVTIASLEEVPGEPESFNLVVSPLSLHLTNDTPGAFIQVRRALKPDGLFLAAIPGSGTLQELREALLAAEAELTGGASPRVIPFADVRDVGALLQRAGFALPVTDTETYTVRYDSLFALIRDLRAMGMTSPLAARSRLPVSRRFFLRAAEIYAERFSDPDGRVRATFSIIYLSGWAPHESQQKPLKPGSAKQRLSTALGTKEQPL; from the coding sequence GTGGAAAAAATCTTTGACCAGAGCCTCGTCGAGGCACATCGGGCAAGGGCGCTCAGAGACGCCGATCCGAAGGCCGGTTTCCTTCTCGATATCGTCGCGCAGGAACTCGCCGAACGCGTCAGCGTAGTCGAACGTCATTTCGATCGCGCGCTGGAGCTGCATGGCTACACCGGGCAAACCGCCCACCAACTCATGGCAACCGGCAAGGTCGGTGCCGTCGAGCGCGTCGAAACGGATACGCGTTTTGGTTCAGCGCAAAGACCGGTAACGATCGCCTCGCTCGAGGAGGTTCCGGGCGAACCGGAAAGCTTCAACCTGGTGGTTTCGCCGCTCTCCCTGCACCTGACCAATGATACGCCGGGCGCCTTCATCCAGGTTCGCCGGGCGTTGAAGCCCGATGGGCTTTTTCTGGCCGCTATCCCGGGTAGCGGTACGCTGCAGGAACTGCGCGAGGCGCTTCTGGCCGCAGAGGCGGAGTTGACGGGCGGAGCCAGTCCCCGGGTCATCCCCTTCGCCGATGTCCGCGATGTCGGCGCACTGCTGCAGCGCGCCGGCTTCGCGCTGCCGGTCACCGACACAGAAACCTATACGGTGCGTTACGATTCACTGTTTGCGCTGATCCGCGACTTGCGCGCCATGGGCATGACCAGCCCGCTCGCGGCCCGAAGCCGCCTGCCCGTCTCACGTCGCTTCTTCCTGCGGGCCGCGGAAATCTATGCCGAACGCTTCTCCGATCCGGACGGTCGCGTCCGCGCGACCTTCTCTATCATCTACCTGTCCGGCTGGGCGCCGCATGAAAGCCAGCAGAAGCCTTTGAAGCCGGGGTCCGCGAAGCAGCGGCTGTCGACAGCGCTCGGCACCAAGGAGCAACCGCTTTAA
- the mutT gene encoding 8-oxo-dGTP diphosphatase MutT, translating to MDINGKKIVLVAACALVDSDGRILLAQRPEGKSLAGLWEFPGGKVEAGETPEETLIRELDEELGIRTKVACLAPLTFASHTYEDFHLLMPLYVCRRYEGVAIGREGQAIKWVRPKALRDYPMPPADEPLIPFLMDLL from the coding sequence ATGGACATCAACGGAAAGAAGATCGTACTCGTTGCGGCCTGCGCTCTGGTCGATAGTGACGGTCGGATCCTGCTGGCGCAACGGCCGGAAGGAAAGTCGCTTGCGGGCCTCTGGGAGTTTCCGGGCGGCAAGGTGGAAGCCGGCGAGACGCCCGAGGAAACCTTGATCCGTGAGCTGGACGAGGAACTCGGGATCCGAACCAAAGTTGCGTGCCTCGCGCCGCTGACCTTCGCCAGCCACACCTATGAGGATTTCCACCTCTTGATGCCGCTCTATGTCTGCCGGCGCTACGAAGGGGTGGCGATCGGACGGGAGGGCCAGGCGATCAAATGGGTCCGGCCAAAAGCCCTGCGCGACTATCCGATGCCGCCGGCTGACGAGCCGCTGATACCATTTCTTATGGATTTGCTCTGA
- a CDS encoding carbon-nitrogen hydrolase family protein — MTFTAAAIQMCSGVDPQKNAETMVRLAREAAARGATYIQTPEMTGALQRDRAALRAVLRDEPNDIIAAEAAMLAGELGIYLHVGSTPIALADGKIANRGLLFGPDGRKICHYDKIHMFDVDLDNGESWRESAAYQPGNTAHVADLDFGKLGFTICYDVRFPELFRQQAVAGAEIMSVPAAFTRQTGEAHWEILLRARAIENGLFVIAAAQGGTHEDGRETFGHSMIVDPWGRVLGSAGPSGEAIVLAEIDVAAVHAARSKIPNLKNARSFVLDEVAPTGKGGVAA, encoded by the coding sequence ATGACTTTCACGGCCGCGGCCATTCAGATGTGTTCCGGCGTCGATCCGCAGAAGAATGCGGAGACGATGGTGCGGCTTGCGCGTGAGGCTGCTGCCCGGGGAGCCACGTATATCCAGACGCCGGAAATGACCGGTGCGCTGCAGCGGGACCGGGCGGCCTTGCGCGCGGTCCTGAGAGATGAGCCGAACGACATCATCGCCGCCGAGGCTGCGATGCTTGCCGGCGAACTCGGCATCTATCTCCATGTCGGCTCGACGCCGATCGCGCTTGCCGACGGCAAGATCGCCAATCGCGGCCTGTTGTTCGGACCGGACGGACGGAAGATCTGCCACTACGACAAGATCCACATGTTCGACGTCGACCTCGACAACGGCGAAAGCTGGCGCGAAAGCGCTGCCTATCAGCCCGGCAACACGGCGCATGTCGCGGATCTCGACTTCGGCAAGCTCGGTTTCACCATCTGCTACGACGTGCGCTTCCCGGAACTTTTCCGGCAGCAGGCGGTCGCCGGTGCCGAGATCATGTCGGTGCCCGCGGCCTTCACGCGCCAGACCGGTGAGGCGCATTGGGAAATCCTGCTTCGCGCCCGCGCCATCGAGAACGGCCTTTTCGTCATCGCCGCGGCGCAAGGCGGCACCCATGAGGACGGGCGCGAGACCTTCGGTCATTCGATGATTGTCGATCCCTGGGGCAGGGTGCTCGGCTCGGCCGGTCCGAGCGGCGAGGCGATCGTGCTCGCCGAGATCGACGTTGCCGCCGTGCACGCTGCGCGCAGCAAAATACCGAATTTGAAGAACGCCCGCAGTTTCGTGCTCGATGAAGTGGCGCCAACCGGGAAGGGAGGCGTTGCCGCTTGA
- the grxC gene encoding glutaredoxin 3, producing MASVVIYTRQFCGYCSAAKKLLETKGVPFLEHDATYDPKVRQVMIEKAHGGSTFPQIFINDIHVGGCDDLHALERAGKLDAMLAA from the coding sequence ATGGCTTCAGTGGTCATTTATACGCGTCAGTTCTGTGGCTATTGTTCGGCCGCCAAGAAACTACTGGAAACCAAGGGCGTGCCCTTCCTCGAGCATGACGCAACCTATGATCCGAAGGTGCGGCAGGTGATGATCGAAAAGGCGCATGGCGGCTCGACCTTCCCGCAGATCTTCATCAACGACATTCATGTCGGCGGCTGTGACGACCTGCACGCGCTGGAACGCGCCGGCAAGCTCGACGCGATGCTGGCTGCCTGA
- the argJ gene encoding bifunctional glutamate N-acetyltransferase/amino-acid acetyltransferase ArgJ translates to MSGSVSPLAPKTFAEMPSVRGVRMATAAAGIKYKNRTDVLMMVFDTPAAVAGVFTRSKCPSAPVDFCRQNLSGGVARAVVVNSGNANAFTGKKGREATELTAKSAAKAVGCAESEVFLASTGVIGEPLDATKFAGVLDDLAVAGKEDFWFEAAKAIMTTDTYPKVATRTAEIGGVKVTINGIAKGAGMIAPDMATMLSFVVTDADIAPAALQALLSAGVGPTFNSVTVDSDTSTSDTLMLFATGAAAADGQQVISDAADARLDAFRVALNDLLRDLALQVVRDGEGARKMVAVTVEGAENDAAAKRIALSIANSPLVKTAVAGEDANWGRVVMAVGKSGEMAERDRLAIWFGDVRVAVEGERDPTYSEAAATAVMKAEDITIRVDIGLGSGRATVYTCDLTKEYVEINGDYRS, encoded by the coding sequence ATGTCCGGCTCCGTTTCTCCGCTTGCTCCGAAAACTTTCGCCGAAATGCCTTCCGTTCGCGGTGTCCGCATGGCGACTGCCGCTGCCGGCATCAAGTACAAGAACCGCACCGACGTGCTGATGATGGTGTTCGACACGCCGGCCGCCGTAGCCGGCGTTTTCACCCGCTCCAAGTGCCCGTCCGCTCCTGTTGATTTCTGCCGTCAGAACCTTTCAGGCGGCGTCGCGCGCGCCGTCGTCGTCAACTCCGGCAACGCCAATGCCTTTACCGGCAAGAAGGGCCGCGAAGCCACGGAATTGACCGCGAAGTCGGCGGCGAAGGCAGTCGGTTGCGCGGAGAGCGAAGTGTTCCTCGCATCGACCGGCGTCATCGGCGAACCGCTGGATGCGACCAAGTTTGCCGGCGTACTCGACGATCTGGCCGTTGCCGGCAAGGAGGATTTCTGGTTCGAAGCCGCCAAGGCGATCATGACGACGGACACCTATCCGAAGGTTGCGACCCGCACGGCCGAAATCGGTGGCGTCAAGGTCACTATCAACGGTATCGCCAAGGGCGCCGGCATGATCGCGCCCGACATGGCAACGATGCTCTCCTTCGTGGTCACCGATGCAGACATCGCGCCGGCCGCATTGCAGGCTCTGCTTTCCGCCGGTGTCGGCCCGACCTTCAACTCGGTCACGGTCGACAGCGATACGTCGACCTCCGACACGCTGATGCTCTTTGCAACGGGGGCTGCGGCCGCTGACGGGCAGCAGGTGATCTCCGATGCAGCCGACGCGCGCCTCGACGCCTTCCGCGTCGCGCTCAACGACCTGCTGCGCGACCTGGCGCTCCAAGTGGTGCGCGATGGCGAAGGCGCACGCAAGATGGTCGCAGTCACCGTCGAAGGTGCGGAAAACGACGCAGCCGCCAAGCGCATCGCGCTGTCGATCGCCAATTCGCCGCTGGTCAAGACGGCCGTTGCCGGCGAGGACGCCAATTGGGGCCGCGTGGTCATGGCCGTCGGCAAATCGGGTGAGATGGCGGAACGCGATCGGCTGGCGATTTGGTTCGGCGACGTGCGCGTGGCTGTCGAAGGCGAGCGTGATCCGACCTATTCGGAAGCGGCAGCCACCGCGGTCATGAAGGCTGAGGACATCACGATCCGCGTTGACATCGGCCTCGGCTCCGGTCGCGCCACGGTCTACACCTGTGACCTGACGAAGGAATATGTCGAGATCAACGGCGATTACCGGAGCTGA
- a CDS encoding GNAT family N-acetyltransferase, with the protein MTSSDARPAGNVAAEGGEMVMVDLPSVRRLEAVGFRAWPAASVQYDGSWLIRLNAGHDSKRLNSVNPLDPSDYRDIAVRLEKAARRFADYGRPLTVRQTPLTPPQLVAHMDAEGWTAFSRSLVMTADLAEREFGEGIDHLPIKDIGRFVDACIGIAKSDPKRKAALAEIINAIKPESGLFLFEDAETGPTAVALVVQDNDLAGIMQFAVDERVRGKGVGKAMLDVCLRWARLRGAKKAWLQVEAENSAALALYRGAGFSEVYSYIYRTPGA; encoded by the coding sequence ATGACATCGAGTGATGCTCGGCCGGCGGGCAACGTCGCGGCCGAAGGTGGGGAAATGGTAATGGTAGATCTTCCGAGCGTGCGCCGTCTCGAGGCCGTTGGCTTCCGGGCCTGGCCGGCGGCATCGGTGCAATATGACGGCAGCTGGCTGATCCGGCTCAACGCCGGTCACGATTCCAAGCGGCTGAATTCCGTCAACCCGCTCGATCCGTCCGATTATCGCGATATTGCGGTGCGCCTCGAGAAGGCCGCCAGGCGCTTTGCCGACTACGGGCGGCCGCTGACCGTGCGCCAGACGCCGCTGACGCCGCCGCAACTCGTTGCCCATATGGATGCTGAAGGCTGGACGGCATTCAGCCGCAGCCTGGTGATGACGGCCGATCTTGCCGAGCGTGAGTTCGGCGAAGGCATCGATCACCTGCCGATCAAGGATATCGGCCGCTTTGTTGATGCCTGTATCGGGATCGCCAAGAGCGACCCGAAGAGGAAGGCTGCACTCGCAGAGATCATCAACGCGATCAAGCCGGAAAGCGGTCTCTTCCTGTTTGAGGATGCCGAGACCGGGCCGACCGCCGTGGCACTCGTCGTTCAGGACAACGACCTCGCCGGCATCATGCAGTTTGCCGTGGACGAGCGGGTTCGCGGGAAGGGTGTCGGCAAGGCGATGCTCGACGTCTGCCTGCGCTGGGCGCGCCTCCGAGGCGCCAAAAAGGCCTGGCTGCAGGTCGAGGCGGAAAACAGCGCGGCGCTCGCGCTTTATCGTGGCGCCGGTTTCTCCGAAGTCTACAGCTACATCTACAGAACGCCTGGGGCTTGA
- a CDS encoding DUF1178 family protein: MIRYTISCDNGHAFEGWFSSSDDFDRQVDRKLVSCPSCNSTSIAKQLMAPSVATARKKEATRAVIMDQAQKETVAKIRELVKTVRENAEDVGERFPEEARKIHYGEAEERGLIGKATAEEAVALLEEGIAVAPLPILPDEVN, encoded by the coding sequence TTGATCCGTTACACAATTTCCTGCGACAACGGCCACGCGTTTGAAGGCTGGTTCTCGTCGAGCGACGATTTCGACCGCCAGGTCGACCGAAAACTGGTTTCCTGCCCCAGTTGCAATTCAACGTCCATCGCCAAGCAACTGATGGCGCCGTCGGTCGCGACCGCACGCAAGAAGGAAGCGACGCGGGCGGTAATCATGGATCAGGCGCAGAAGGAAACGGTCGCCAAGATCCGCGAGCTGGTGAAGACCGTGCGCGAAAACGCGGAGGACGTCGGCGAGCGCTTTCCCGAGGAAGCGCGCAAGATCCACTATGGCGAAGCGGAGGAACGCGGCCTGATCGGCAAGGCGACGGCGGAAGAGGCCGTGGCGTTGCTCGAAGAAGGAATTGCGGTCGCGCCGCTGCCGATCTTGCCTGACGAGGTCAATTGA
- a CDS encoding dihydrofolate reductase family protein produces MRKVIMWDMVSVDGFFEAPGHDIGWFVFEDELAAYIGQTQLGTGTLLFGRVTYEMMASYWPSAEGDIATFMNGVEKFVFSRTLKSADWHNTTLVSGDAVTEVERLKRLDDGTIFVFGSADFAAGLIEKGLVDEYRLGINPVLLGNGVPLFKPGLTRTNLKLTHTRPLKSGVVILHYQPVPDA; encoded by the coding sequence ATGCGCAAGGTCATCATGTGGGACATGGTCAGCGTCGACGGCTTCTTCGAAGCACCCGGCCATGACATCGGCTGGTTCGTCTTCGAAGACGAACTCGCGGCCTATATCGGCCAAACCCAGCTCGGAACGGGTACCTTGCTGTTTGGCCGTGTGACCTACGAGATGATGGCCAGCTATTGGCCGTCGGCAGAGGGCGATATCGCCACCTTCATGAATGGCGTTGAGAAGTTCGTGTTTTCGCGCACGCTGAAATCGGCCGATTGGCACAACACGACACTCGTCAGCGGCGACGCCGTCACGGAAGTCGAGCGGCTGAAACGGCTCGACGACGGCACCATCTTCGTTTTCGGTAGCGCGGATTTCGCAGCCGGTCTGATCGAGAAAGGCCTCGTCGACGAGTATCGCCTCGGCATCAATCCCGTGCTTCTCGGCAATGGCGTACCGCTGTTCAAGCCGGGGCTGACGCGGACGAACCTCAAGCTGACCCACACGCGCCCGCTGAAGTCGGGTGTGGTCATCCTGCACTACCAGCCGGTGCCAGATGCCTGA
- the ubiG gene encoding bifunctional 2-polyprenyl-6-hydroxyphenol methylase/3-demethylubiquinol 3-O-methyltransferase UbiG gives MSETARTTIDQSEVDRFSAMAAEWWDPTGKFRPLHKFNPVRLAYIRDKMAEHFGRDPKAPQPLKGLRLLDIGCGGGLLSEPMARMGADVLGADASEKNIGIAKTHAAGSGVAVDYRAVTAEALAEAGESFDIVLNMEVVEHVADVDFFMTTCAHMVRPGGLMFVATINRTMKAAALAIFAAENVLRWLPRGTHQYEKLVRPEELEKPLSASGMEVTERTGVFFNPLANQWNLSKDMDVNYMLVAKRPI, from the coding sequence ATGAGCGAGACCGCACGCACGACCATCGACCAGAGCGAAGTGGACCGGTTTTCCGCCATGGCCGCGGAGTGGTGGGACCCGACCGGCAAGTTCCGCCCGCTGCACAAGTTCAATCCCGTTCGCCTCGCCTATATCCGCGACAAGATGGCCGAGCATTTCGGCCGCGATCCCAAGGCCCCCCAGCCGCTCAAAGGTCTGCGGCTGCTCGACATCGGTTGCGGTGGCGGCCTGTTGTCGGAGCCGATGGCGCGCATGGGTGCCGACGTTCTCGGCGCCGACGCCTCGGAGAAAAACATCGGCATAGCCAAGACGCATGCGGCCGGCAGCGGCGTCGCCGTCGATTATCGCGCTGTGACGGCAGAAGCGCTCGCCGAAGCCGGCGAGAGTTTCGACATCGTGCTCAACATGGAAGTGGTCGAGCACGTCGCCGACGTCGATTTCTTCATGACCACCTGCGCCCACATGGTACGCCCCGGCGGCCTGATGTTCGTCGCCACCATCAACCGCACGATGAAGGCGGCAGCCCTTGCCATCTTTGCCGCCGAGAACGTGCTTCGTTGGCTACCGCGCGGCACCCACCAGTACGAAAAGCTGGTGCGTCCGGAAGAGCTGGAAAAGCCGCTTTCGGCGAGTGGCATGGAAGTGACCGAGCGGACCGGCGTGTTCTTCAATCCGCTCGCCAACCAGTGGAACCTCTCCAAGGACATGGACGTCAACTACATGCTCGTCGCCAAGCGGCCAATTTAA
- a CDS encoding ComF family protein has translation MAWERPLFPEEGWGRVLRRLVSGAIDLVYPPVCCGCGQMIGNHRAVCAPCWSTLPLIERPFCDILGTPFSVDHGPGSVSPEAIANPPAFDRLRSVAIHEGIARDLVHGLKYRDRTDLAPMMAEWMIRASDGAVASADAIIPVPLHALRLWKRRFNQSAELARAIARLSGRPYQPDVLKRVRRTSRQVGLTRQAREDNVRGAFAISESGKAGLRGKSVVLVDDVYTTGATVSAATRALKRAGAGPVTVLTFARAISGLI, from the coding sequence ATGGCATGGGAGAGACCGCTGTTTCCGGAGGAAGGGTGGGGACGCGTGCTGCGGCGACTCGTCTCCGGGGCCATCGATCTCGTCTATCCGCCGGTCTGTTGCGGTTGCGGCCAGATGATTGGCAACCACCGGGCTGTTTGCGCGCCTTGCTGGTCGACGCTGCCGCTGATCGAGCGCCCTTTTTGCGACATTCTCGGGACGCCCTTTTCCGTCGACCATGGGCCGGGTTCCGTTTCGCCCGAAGCCATTGCCAATCCGCCGGCGTTCGACCGTCTGCGGTCGGTGGCAATCCATGAGGGCATTGCCCGCGATCTGGTGCACGGCCTGAAATATCGCGACCGGACCGATCTCGCGCCGATGATGGCGGAATGGATGATCCGGGCGAGCGACGGTGCCGTGGCTTCGGCCGATGCGATCATCCCGGTGCCATTGCATGCTCTTCGGCTCTGGAAGCGCCGGTTCAATCAATCGGCGGAACTGGCGCGGGCCATCGCGCGGCTCTCCGGCAGGCCTTATCAACCCGACGTGCTCAAGCGCGTCCGACGCACAAGCCGACAGGTGGGTCTCACCCGGCAGGCGCGTGAGGACAATGTGCGCGGCGCCTTCGCGATCTCGGAAAGCGGCAAGGCGGGTCTCCGTGGGAAAAGCGTGGTTCTCGTGGACGATGTGTATACGACCGGTGCAACCGTCTCCGCAGCGACCCGTGCGCTGAAGCGGGCGGGGGCCGGGCCGGTCACGGTTTTGACCTTTGCAAGAGCCATATCCGGTCTTATATGA